Within Triticum dicoccoides isolate Atlit2015 ecotype Zavitan chromosome 1B, WEW_v2.0, whole genome shotgun sequence, the genomic segment gccgactggtgtccccagccggagttcttggatcctgaggggcgactttgccagtctagctgacttgaatctccgccttcatggaggagccggccgtggcgtacttgtctgttgtgatcagcagctcatcgagggtctctggCTCATCGCATAGgagtttgtgcttgaggagggtgccttccctgcacccggcagtaaagtactcgatagcctgcacctcgtgcacgccctcgcaggagttccgaagctcggcccagcgcgtgaggtaatcgcgagtggactcgttggggccttgcacgcacaaggagagttggcgaggcttgggaggtcgcttgtacgtgctcgtgaagttgcagacgaaagcctcggtgaagtcgacccagctattgatgctgcggggcttcaaactgttcaaccatgtccgggtcgtgccctggagcatgagcggaacatacctcacgacaacacgcttgttgccgtttgctatattgacggctgtggagtagtcaatcagccaatcctccggcttcacggtgccggtgtatttgggcgtgtctcgagggaccgtgaaccctttgggaaaaggctcatctcggatgcggggtccgaaacagGGGGGACCCAGCTCGTTCTCTTCTTCTAGCGTCAGGGATCGATGGagccggtcgatccggtggcgggcatcattctctccgactccctctcggcggccgagGAGGTCGCCGAGAGTTGGATGTtctacgggcggcggggagactcgcctttctcttcgaggagggggaggcagatagtcgtcccgccgctccaccgctttggggcggccgtcttggtcgcgctcgatggtgatgcgagtccgactgtggctgacagccggctccttgtcttttcttccacGGACCCCACcaatcggcgtccgagacgtcgtgccttgatctcggcggggtggcgggtcgtcgttttgtcgccgcggcgcctccgtgcggcagccggctttgttctgcgcggcagccgcgtcgaggagctgctgaactcgctccgtcatcaggcggcgctcttcgccctcgaagttgtcgagctcatccgatgccgcctgggcggcgcggatgttctccgcaggcgtggcatacacagggcgatcggccccgaacagattggcgatggccacgccgcgctgccggaccgcgcctaggcggctaggcccagtcagagccggcgagccgcccacggtgCGATCCATCTTgcgttggtaggcttctgacaagcgtctcatgcttgccagcttgttCGCGCCCTCGATAAGCTCGAGGcagcgcgcctccagcgtctcggcatcaGCATCTCCCGGAATCGGCACGGTGAGGTCTCGCAAAGCTGCGTCCAGCGGGTCGTGCGCTCCCTCGCTGGAACACTCGCCGTGATCTAGGACGaggacctccgtgacggtgcttccccCGCTTTCCGcacaagggagcggctcgtcgtagaccaccacattggtggggaacacgtcgagcgacgcggtgtcggagtcgaccagcatcgggtcagtggatcctacggactccaggtccacggcaggctcgccggccacgtggagttggtcgaggagacccgcaaggaggctctcggggccgctcgtgcctggatcggacgcaggctcatcagagaggtgaacctcgccgataagctcggcaaggcagctggccgcgcaggcgatctcagcgccgtgcagcgcgtcggcacaaactccatctggcgtgccgggctagctgtgctcgccagggagaaaaGCGGTTCCCGtcgagagcaggtctccggacgacggtgcaccttgccccacggtgggcgccaaatgtcaggggttgggtATGACATATGCCAAAGGTGGCTTATCATGgtaggggcgagtagaacgtcgccggtgcccggaagcgggatgaggcgaagacatgcacgccggcggatcttacccagcttcagggctctccgtggagataacacccctactgctgctctgcggggtctccgcatggtcactatggccaagtgagtacaatggtgctcctggagctgtttctggaggtaaaaGAGGGCAAGgccagctctctccttcctatattctGGGGTCTAGTGttatctgggtccgaaccctttgcatgggcttcctgggggtttatataggcctactccccaggggtacaatggtaatctggctgggcgcgggtcccagccgtctatctctcaggccgtcgtcttctctgccgactactggggcccgccgactggtgggccccgcggacaggcctggtactgtagcggtgcttctgatgacgccagcttggtcatgaggtcatggcaacagtgccgccgtctggcgggcgttcactgtcgccattccccatcttgtctgattaatgcgcgcggggcccgtgggaggggccggccgactccagggggccgactcccacgggtccgtcttcagggcgctcttgccgtcttctgcctacccactgacaggcggtcCCGCCATCCTTGGGTCGTACAGGCAggcgtcatgggcacagtgcgccgcccactaaggctgaggtcaggggcggcatggcaacagtgccacgccacgatggagatctccagcgatacggcgcaTTGTTGCCATGCTGGTGCTTCGCATGCAGGGTAGAGACGGCCACGGTGTGACCTTTCCCCGCCCTGTCCCTCGCGGCGAAGCCAAAGGGTGGTTGTAGTCGCGAGCCGCCTACCCTCAGCCGGCTTCCCTTGAAGTCGTCAGCTGAGAGTCGGCTCACCTGGAAGTCGTCAGCTGAGAGTCGGCTCATCCGGGAGTCGTCCCGGGGACTCTGCCTGTctgggagtcgtccctgggactcggcctgtctgggagtcgtccctgggactcggcatgggCGGCGCAGCctgtcccaatgtcttgaaaggttctgggccccgGGTTAGCCtaaccgtggcccattactccgacagagtaaaaaggaacggagggagtaatattgaGCACGAACATCGATAAAAAACATGCATTGACCACCATTTCCTTGGAAGAACAATTCGGGCTGCAGAAGCCTCCAGAGTCTAACCGTATGGAGATATTTTGGTAAAGCATGGGGTCCGGGGGCAATAGGAGGATATGGATACACATCCAtccaatcaaactataagtataggCAATGTAAGATATTTTAGAGAGTTGCTTGAAAAAGCAAAACATTTTCTCTGAAACAATGATGTTCTTTTAGGTGACTAAGTAATCGTCTATGATATACAAGTAAGTACCGGTGCTTTATAAAAAACGATTCATTTTTACAAGCACCTCTCTAAACACGTCGTATTGCACAGGGCTTAGCATACACCACAAGGCAGGCAGCACGAATCTGTTCACGCCTAGGACAAACCATTTCCCGTGTCCGACATCTTCGCCGGCCATGAGCCCCGACAATTTTTTGCATGATTATAAGCAAATTTTGTCTTGTTCCGTTGATCTTAGAACATGACTTTTATTTTCTTTCACAGCACCATGACAGTTACTTGTGCGATAAAAGAAATAAAAAGTCCGTTATATCAAGCCATGAAAGATGCACACATTATTTAAAAATCATATAGTTGAGCTATCAATGCATGTCCTTCCGGTTTCCATTAATTACTGATAGACGAAAACCCTCACATGCATGAGTAGGGAATCAATTGGAATTCTTTGTGCTTGTTGCCAATCATGCGATGATGGACTTGTGACTATTTTAGATAACCTTTCCCTTATCATGAGAAAATAGGAAAATGGTACACAAAGCGAATTATGACATTCATTTTAATTGCATTTCCTTCTATATTTGCTCAAAATATTATGTTTATTCCACGATCATTTTCCAATCAGTATTTCTTCTATTACACATTTGTGAGGAGTTTCCAAATTACAATTTCAAATATTGACTCTAATTTAGTGGCATTTCATTACAGAATGCTACATGGACAACATAGTTTATGAGAGGGCTTCCAGGATACTATGCTGTTTAATTAGAACATgatcatgcgaccatttgatcagaGGAAGAAACTGGGAAATGAAGCTGCCAGTAACTCTTCATGGTCTTTATTTGGAGTAAGATCTCATccttattactccctccatttttgtatacaaggccacaaacccatattacaggtatCAAGATAGAAATTAATGGCTACTTAAACCAATGTTGCAAACTAGTCTTTTTCTCCTTGCTTGACGTGTTAATTAATGTGCATTTATTTCTCCAACGCACAACAAGACAACTCTGTCACTCCTTGTTGGTTGATTAATACGGTGCATTCAAATTAAtcttctcactcccgcatgcatgcatgaGGTATTAATGTCTttcgttgctagtacgaggcaaacctcaTCAATTTTATATCAAtttgtgttagtggccttgtatagctgcaaattataattttgatagtggccttgtatacaaaaatggagggagtactgctTTCTTGCACACTACAACGCACATTCATTCCTTTTATTCTAAACAAGACCTTCTACAATACCTTAGCAATTCATTTATCTAGAGTTCCTGACCTGGGTCAGCTCAGTAACGTTGTGAGGGGGCAGTTTTCCTTTAAAGCTTTTTCACACAGGTTCTTTTCATGCGGTTTTATTTGGGAATCGGTTTGTCGCCCATTTTAGAGTTTTTCTCCAGGTTTTATCTTTTTCTCCTTTTTATCATTGTTTCcttgttttttcttccttttttactctttcctttttttttctttattcctGGTTCTTATTTTTCTTCATCATTATTGAAAAAGGTACTCTTGAATTTAAGAAATATTTGTGTTTCATGCTCGTCGTGTATTTAAAATTTCCATTGTGTATTAAAAATGGTTACCGTGTATTAAAATGTTTATCATGTACTTTAAAAATGTTCCAGTATATTTCAAATATGTTCATCATgtactaaaaaaatgttcatcttgcttCAAAAAAAAGTTCATAGGGGTTTTATAAAACATCATCATGTATTTTAAAAGGGTTCAGCGTGTTATCTAGAAAAAAAAACATCATGTGTTAAAAAAGGCTCATAGTAATTTTTCTATAGAATGTTCATCATGTAGTTTAAGAATGTACAGTATGTTATTGTCATTCATTCAGGTGAATATGATGAATTGATACTATATGTATGTCTATATTTTAGTAGTTTCTAGTACATGATGAGTTTTCCCATCTGACCATAACTATTATTCACATTTTATGCTCGAGACATTTCTAAGTAAATTGAATACGAAGATAGCAGTGCCCTATATTCAGTATGGCTCTTGATGCTGCACCTCATATGATAGATTATATAGCAATAGATTTGTGCTAGTTTATTTTTTGGGGAGATTATGAACACAAATTGTTTTGTCGCGTTGATCTTAGAACGAGACTTTTATTTTCTCCCTTAAGCTTGAGGCTTTGAGCACCATGACAATTACTTATGCGATAAAAGAAAATAAAAGCCTGTTATATCTTCACCATCCATTGTGATGTGGTTCCTCTCATATTCATACTACTCGTTGCGTATATGCATGCCTAAGGATGAAGTATCCCTATATAGACGAGTTGTGTTCCCATTGTTAATTAGTGACTGTGGCCCACCAGGTTGGCGATAGAATTTAATCTCAAATTTATTGGGAACAGATGCCTAAGTGTAACCTACACCACGGGTGTCCATGTTCTCGCAAATCCATCTCCATCTCACATCCCCACCCATACTAACCCTTCTCTAGTTCTTGTAGTATTGCAATGTGCTCCCTCTTCTCTACTTCTCTCTTTCGTTTTATTTCTCTCCCTGTCGATCATAGGGCTTCCAAGCTAGCATTGAAGAACACACTTCATTGCCTTGCCGGAGCAGGTTGGCTTCACAACTTGAAGCTCATGGTCGTTGGGAACTTGCAACATAAAAAAGTCTGTGCTTCATAAATTATTATCTACAACTCCCCTACTGTCAACACAAAATCCATTTTGGCCCTTTTCAAACTCCAATATCTGTTTCGGATGGATGTGTGGAGGTTGAGGATGGCAGGTCCATGGTTAAAGTGCTAGTATTAAGTGCATTGGTCCTACAATTGTTGACTATATAAGCGGAGTTATAGCGACGCGGATTTTTGGGACATGGTTCCACGCGAGGATGAAATCTGGGTTGTCCATCTATGCTATGAGATTAGCACTTATATAGTGAATTAAGAAATACTAAAATGATACGGTGGGTTAATTTGATGAATACACGTTTATGATACGCGTTTATGATACGCGAAGTACGTGGGTGGGTGGGATAGGCATCTATTTAAATGGCGTTGTCTTTTATGGCTCGTCTGGCAGTTGGAGTGAATGCATGCACCCTCATAATGCGATGTTTTGATGAATGGTAAATGCAAGTGATGTGCAGTGTATTCAACTGCTCTCAATTGTTGAAGTCTAGTTGCTATGGATGAGGCATTGATCCGTTGATGGATATATTGTTCAGTGCATTCACACATCTGAAGAGATTGAGTGGTGAACTAATGAAAAAAAATCTCATGAACTACACTATTAGTAGAGCTTCCAGCGGGAGAAGCAAAGTTCACTTAGTGAACAGTTGGGTTGGGGTACCACGTCTTAATAGTTCACTAAATGCACATGTGGTCTCATGTGATTATGATCATGTTTGATTTTTGTTTTCTTAGCTCGACCGTTATTGCTGTCTGTTTATACAATACTTCAGCTTCGCACGCCTAGGTCCATCGCCACCTCTCACTTCTCGAACAGAATCAAACTTAGCTTAAGAACATATCCATCATGTGCCTCGCCAATCTGCTGGCCATTGCCTTACTATTTGTCCAGACACAGAGGCTGAACCCCACTGCAAAGGGAGCCTCTGCCGGTGTACCAATAGTCCATCGCATTGCTATCCCATATGTTTTCCCCTGCGCCATGCATTGTAGTAGTATGTATCTACTACGTAGTACGTACTGCTTGCTCACCTAGGACGCAGGCAGAAAATGGTCAACCGATAATGTATCTACAACGGTTGCATGTATGCACCATCAGTATGGAATGTTTATTTCCGCGCGGTCGCTAACTACGCGAGCCCTAATCACCTCTACCGTGCCATAGACATGGAAATAAATATCTCAGTGAAACCAATAGCGGTTTAATTGGACACCAAGATAACTTAAATGGCCCCTGCACACCCATCAAGCTACCCAGGCCTGCAACCCATCAAGCCACCCAGCTGAAAATGAACACCGGCGGTCCTTGTTGGCGTTAACCACCTGCTACAAATAAGTGAGCTGCTCTAGTCTGCCTGGTGGGCCACGGTCACTCATTGATGGTGGGAATACATCATCTATTAGAAATAATTCATCCTGAGGAATGCATATACCTGACAAGTGATATGAATACGCATGCATCATGACGCAATGGGCGGGTGTGATATCAGCCTCGCGTGGCTGCATGTCTACTCATGATTTATCCGAGTTATAGTCTCATTTGTGTTGAGCTGCTCGCCAACGATACCCTTCATCACAAGGAGTGACTAGTCAGGCAGGGAAAATGTTGGCAATCATTCATTTCAGCAGGTAGCATACAGGCTCGGTTTTCCATTTTAGGACCCAGCACTATATTCATTGCATACAGTAACAGCAGGCCCGTGAGTGTTGCTTGCGACCTTGATGGACGCTCCATGGCCAGGAGTGCATATCCAGTGATACCAACACTAGTATGATACGGTGATACAAGAAGATGTGGTCCGTTTGATCTGTGCCCTAGGGACAGGATTGAACATCCACACAATCCACTGCTAAATATACGAGGGAGACCTTGAAACTTTTGTAAATTGCTGGTTTGCAACTTAGCCTTACGTCATGTCACTATCGCCTCTCTTTTTTGTGGGACGGTCATTTCAGTTTCATTCACATGGATGAAGTAAAAAAGCTAGATCACACTAGAAATACATCATCTGATTCCAAAAGAAATAAACCTATATGTAGCTTTCGGGAGAAGTGAGCAACGCAACGGAAAAGAGATTACTCTGCTTGTAATTATTGAGTAAGctcatgattttttttattttttgaggatCCTTCAGTAGCTCATGTTGGAACGATCAGTTTGTGTCCAGTCTTTACTGCTGGGgcccaattttttttttcaaatgtcAAACGAATTAAGACAAAAAAAAATTTTGTGATCTTTGTCCCATACAAATGCCACGTGCAAATTTTGACAGATAAGCATTTTCGCCTGCACAAAAAAAAATCGAAGACCAAATGTCACCGTAATTTTGTGTTTTTTTCACCGACGAAATACCACTGCTCCGTTCCTCGTGAAAATTCTCAAGGATGCTTGCGACACCAACAAGATCATCTACaaagtttttcaaaattgttcaaaaaattaaaaaaaggtaTTGTTCACCCGGGAGCCAAAACACCGCCGCCCCTTACTTATCTCGTTATTTAAGAACAAATATAATTACTACATGCATGTGCTGATTAACCCATACATCCTGATCTAACAATGTACGATTACTTTTCCGCTAACTGTATGAGCAACAGTGTACTGTGCACTGTTCAATGTTAGTGGGAATTTCGGTCTTTCTATCTTTCTATTTTAGGTTAACGGGATTAAAATACTTTGCTCTACCAGCGGGCTGCATCTTGATGAATGGCAGCGGACAGGAACAAAGACTTGTTGCTGAGAAAGTGAGACGTGCAGAAGTGTTACGACTTTGTAAGTACGCGCAGCTTTCTGGGAGGCAAGATGGAAATATACAAGGAGGTATGTGTAAAAACACAAGTGAGCTGATCCCACGCCCTCCATGTAGATCGGACGTACCATGCAAGCTCGGAGCATGGTATCATGCCATGCACCGTATCACAGGATATTTTCCCCAGGGCCGGTCCTAGGGAGGGGCgaacggggcggccgccccgggcccccaaaagccAGGGGCCCCCTCCCAGGTATACGTATGTAGGTATACATACAAGCTTCGACAGGAAAAATTCTATCAGCGCCTCGCTCAGCTTCGCGTGCTAGCCTAGGAAAGTAAATacgttgggcctggcccatgtttGCACGTACTCACGTGGAGTCGTGGAGAACTGCAGATCGGAGAGGAAAAGGAATTGTTGCCTCGTTGGATTGATTTCCTGTAATTTAGGAATTAGCTTCGgtctttcctcaaaaaaaaagagattaGGATCGGTCGTTCCCTGCCTTTTTCCTGTTCCGCTGTTCCTGTTCGTCTAATCTCTTCGACTCTCCTCACGAACGAACGACGTGACGACTGCAGCAGGCCAGCAGCAGGATCTCTCATCTCTTCGACCGAACAAGTATGTCTCGGCGCGCTCTCTTCCCTCGCATGATCTTGGTCCAATTTCTTTTCTTTCTAATCCTGATTCCCAATTTCTCAATCAATCGAACAGATTAACAGGGAATTGTTTTTAGGGCGCTCAAATCATTGCACCCACGTTGCCAGATTAGATTGCAGAAAGAAGGTAGTATACCATGCCCTAGCAGATTCTCATTATATTAGATGATCTTTTGTACTTAATCTAATATTTTAATTAGCTTTGTGCTAATTTTGAAAGTGAATTGTTCCTTTCAATTTCAGCAGGGTCATGTCGAGTACAGGTAGAAAGTATTCATCTGGAAgtcataaaagaaagaaagaagaaggaggCAGGTGAGGAGAAAGAAGCATTGAGCGGATCTCTTTTTAAATATTATAAGAGCGATACGAGCACGCCAACTAATCCAGACGAGTTGGCGATAGTTCTTGTGGGTGACCAGACTGATGGCAATCCGGAAGATGATGGTCATACTCCTACAGAAGGCAATGTTGACGTCAACATGGATGATAGCAATGTGAGTGACCATGAGTCCATATTTAATTCATCTGCGGCAGgatctactagtgttgatgaggaacCAATTAGTGTGGATATTTATGGTCCAAGCAATTAGGGTAATCTTGATAACAAAGCGAGGGACATATTAGTGGAAAGGGGGTCTAAAAGGGAAGAAGAAAACACTAAATACCGGATTTTCTTTACTATGCCTGTTACTATGGCATCAGCTGAAAGAAGTTTTTCGAAGTTGAAGTTGTTGAAGAACTACTTGAGATCTACAATGTCACAAGAGAGGTTAAATGGCTTGGCAACTTTATGTATCCAGAAaaatttgcttgatgaaattgatattgatattgtcgtTAGTGATTTTATATCTCAGAATGTTAGGAGAAAATTTTGAAGGTAATATGTAATAAATTATGTGATATGCATAATCATTTTGGATGCACTTAATTATTTTCTTTAATACAAATTATACGTACATATGATGATTATTAATTAGGAATTTATACTAAGGGCCCCGAAGGGCCCCGGATCatagtttcgccccgggcccccaaaatctcaggaccggccctgaatATGCATAATCATTTTGGATGCACTTAAttatttttttaatacaaattaTACGTACATATGATGATTATTAATTAGGCATTTATACTAAGGGCCTCGAAGGGCCCCGGATCatagtttcgccccgggcccccaaaatctcaggaccggccctgattTTCCCCCATGGCCAGGCCACCCACCGGTTTTGATGTAATCCAGCTATAATCTGTTCGGCCTGCCTGACGAGCCGCATGTGACCTTGATGACCATTCTTCATCGGTAAGGAAATCCAGCCCGTGAAATGGCGAGTCCCCATCCACCAGTTTCGACATGGAAATGGAATGAAATAATGGACTTGGGTGCGGGTGGGAACGTGGAATATAATGGATGCTGTGCTCCTGTGCAGGTGCTAGGATCAGGGGAGGCGGCAGCTGGAGGGGTGGCCAGCAATTGAATGCGGAAGGCACCACGCGAGGTTCTATACAGTATACGGATCGATGTTTGGGAAACGCTCTGATGTTTTCTGTGGATGTATGATTATCGGCACACACACTAATCTGCCGTCTGCCTATATAAACCCCACACTCACTCGCGTCCATTCTCTACTCTCCATTCGCTTTGCTAAGTAGCAGCAGCAGGAGACCTCCTGCTCTTCACTCCAGTATGTCTCGGgtaagagtatttaacaaaaaactatcaCAATTCGTGAAGCCGTGCCAAAAAATTACCACTTTACAAATTTGTGTGAAAACTATTACTTTTGTTCTAATCTTTGCCCAAAAACTACGAAGTCAGAAAAATGGCCAATTCAGATTGTTTAAGCGTGATCATAACATGCTGGGCCCACCCGTCAGTTCTTTGACCGTTAACATGTGGGGCCACACGCCAGTACTTTGTTCTTCTTCTAAAATTCCCTATCATCCTCTAAAATTCCCCATGGAGATCTCTGGTGGCTTTCAATGGCAGACGAattgagctagctagctagctctaatagtccaatcgacttttgctttggaTGAATCGAGCTAGCTAGCTCCAATTTCCTCGATGTAAAATCGTGGCCGAACATGCAGCCGGGCGGGAAGGGCGGAAGACCGGCCTTGGCCATGGTGCGGTTGTCGCAGATGACCACGGACCCGTCCACCGCCACGACCCAAGACAGCTCAGCCGGAGGCGCGAATGCCAACTTCGTGCGGCGGTAGCCATGGCCAGGTCGCGGAGGCCAGCGCGCAGCCATGGCCAGCTCGCCCGGAATGGAAGCTCGCGCGGAGGCCAGCTTTGAGTGCGGCGGTCGCCGTCGAGCTCGCCCGGCGACGTGGAGTCCAGCCAGTGCGGCGGCTAGCTTGCTCGGTAGTGCGGCGGCAGCTCGCCCACAGCCGGCCCGGCGACACTACGCATACAAAATGTTTGTAGAAATGTCCCAGTGAACATGTGGATCCCATCTGTCAAAACGGTCAATCTAGCGGGGTTGACTATTATTATCATGTCAATGCTTACGTGTGGGCCAGCCCTGTCATAATCACGCTTAAACGAGTGGAATCGGCCACTTTTCTGACTTGGTAGTTTTTAGACAAAGATTGAAACAAAAATGATAGTTTTCCGCACAAATTTATAAAGTGGTAGTTTGTAGACACGGTTTCATGAATTGtgctagtttttggttaaatactcctcAGGTGAAAGAAGATCAGCAGGCCCGTGACGTGAGTGTTGCTTGCGACCTTGATGGACGCTCCATGGCCAGGCCAcccaccagttttgatgtaatccagCTATAATCTGTTCGGCCTGCCCGACGAGCCGCATGTGACCTTGACGAACATTCATcggtaaggctagtcatagtggacagtaacttagactagtaacatatactagtctaagttactaccttcatagtgggtagtgtcataggtgtggtaacatagttaccttcatttattactttgtagactcattatgcattggaaagcgttatgtgatggtaacatattatgttagtactctatttgcctctctcctcattaactacttgccacatcaccatttttgcttatgtggcatctatgttactacctatgttactcccactatgaccagcctaaggaaATCCAGCCCGTGAAATGGCCATCTACCAGTTTCGACATGGACATGGAATGAAATAATGGACCTGGGATGAGGGTGACAATGTGGATGGGTGCAGCCGTGCAGGTGAAGTGCTGGCATCGGGGGAGGTGGCAACTGGAGGAGGGTGAGCAGCAATTGAATCCAGAAGGCACCACGCTTTGTTAACCCCACGACTTAAACACCCACACTAATCTGCCGTCTGCCTATATAAACCCTACCAAGTCAGTCCAGGCCACTCCATTCGCTTTGCTAGTAGCTAACACATCCCCCCGAACgcgtagtagtagcagcagcagcagcagggtagCTCCTCAGTCCAGTACGTCTCGGGTGAGCAAGATCAGCAGATCGATGGCGCTCGAGCTCTGTCGTCGCATGACCGCGTCCGCCCTCCTCCTgctcttcctcctcgtcgccacAGGTACGTCGCTCTTCCCAGCCAGCCAGCCGTGAACAGTTTTTCTGCATGACGCTTACTGTGGTTTGGTACTTTGGTTGACGTGCATGCAGAGATGGGGACGACGACGGTCAAGGTGGCGGAGGCGCGGGACTGCCTGTCGCAGAGCCACAACTTCAAAGGCGCGTGCCTCAGCAGCAGCAACTGCACCGCCGTCTGCCGCACGGAGAACTTCCCCGACGGCGAGTGCCACGCGCCGCACTACCAGCGCAAGTGCTTCTGCAAGAGGCCCTGCTAGTCCGCCCACTCGCCCGGTCCTGCCGAGACGTCCCATGCATGCTACTGTAGATCATCCGTGCCGTTAGCTCGTTCTGTTCCGTTCGCCAGTGCGTCCACGTTCGACGCTACTTGTTCGTGTGTCCCGCTCGGTAGAACTAATAAAGTAGAAAATCAATCGGGGTCTCTCGAGTTTAGTTGGCTGTACGTCGTGTTGGTTGGCACCTGATTTGTACTCCATGTGGTGAACTGGTGATGTAATAAATATGGTCGTTGTTTCAGCATGGATGGACGTGTGCTGTgtgcaatctctctctctctctcgctgtgaTCGTTTGTCATCTTGGAAGAGAAATGCTACATACCACTATTATTGTGACTACATTATTGACGTGACAAGATGAATTGGACGTTGCCTTCTTGCACACTACAACACATATTCATTCCTTTGTTTCTAAACAAGACTGAAAATGTtgaatggagctcggcctccatggaggccgaattTGGGATGATCAAAAAGTCATATTTGCACGTttctaatttttttttaaaaacacaCCTATATTAGAAGCATGATGTACAAGTGTGTCAATTTTCACAACAAAATATG encodes:
- the LOC119301351 gene encoding defensin-like protein CAL1; the protein is MALELCRRMTASALLLLFLLVATEMGTTTVKVAEARDCLSQSHNFKGACLSSSNCTAVCRTENFPDGECHAPHYQRKCFCKRPC